Proteins found in one Homalodisca vitripennis isolate AUS2020 chromosome 4, UT_GWSS_2.1, whole genome shotgun sequence genomic segment:
- the LOC124360000 gene encoding uncharacterized protein LOC124360000 — protein sequence MDRIYHLILAAVVSILTTGTTAYLPEVSALEYGNISSTPAPVYCDRQYSCLDCSTSRVCAPTDDGTRLYEVDRVTCPTTAPVCDDATGTCTDSSYATCPLPPTEANNICMRDGIFPDPKNCSRYFTCKGDQATTYSCPLSRPYYNFVFGYCNSYSGYCLNGTNRCQGQSGVKVSAGWTYTGYYNYLLYCDNNTAVAVDRCIGANYFYDYYQRCVPSCPFVGLYPSQDSCTEYYKCSSNNPQCYSCGSYTMTNMTCPPGQGFSETEFQCIDRSLVPNCNVSNSDFFNKR from the exons ATGGACCGAATATATCATTTGATTCTG GCAGCTGTTGTGTCAATATTGACAACAGGGACTACAGCGTATCTACCAGAGGTGTCCGCTCTAGAATATGGAAACATCAGTTCCACACCAGCTCCTGTCTACTGTGATAGACAATATTCCTGTCTAGACTGTTCCACGTCCAGGGTGTGCGCCCCCACTGACGATGGCACCAGACTGTACGAAGTAGACCGGGTCACTTGCCCGACGACCGCCCCCGTCTGTGATGACGCTACCGGAACCTGCACTGACAGTTCGTATGCTACATGCCCTCTTCCTCCTACAGAAGCGAACAATATCTGCATGAGAGACGGAATTTTCCCAGACCCTAAAAACTGTTCCagatattttacatgtaaaggaGATCAAGCTACGACGTATTCTTGTCCTCTAAGCCGACCttactataattttgtatttggatATTGCAACAGTTATAGTGGTTATTGTCTAAATGGTACTAACCGTTGTCAAGGACAAAGTGGGGTGAAAGTTTCTGCCGGCTGGACTTATACCGGCTACTACAATTACTTGTTATACTGCGACAACAACACAGCCGTTGCAGTTGACCGGTGTATAGGTGCAAACTATTTTTATGATTACTACCAAAGATGTGTCCCCTCTTGCCCATTTGTAGGTCTATACCCCAGCCAGGACAGCTGCACCGAATATTACAAGTGTAGCTCTAACAACCCGCAATGCTACTCCTGCGGTAGCTACACTATGACCAACATGACTTGTCCCCCAGGGCAAGGTTTCTCAGAGACAGAGTTTCAATGTATCGATCGCTCTCTGGTCCCCAACTGCAACGTCTCTAATTCTGACTTTTTTAATAAACGTTGA
- the LOC124359999 gene encoding uncharacterized protein LOC124359999 isoform X1, translating into METSVPHQLLSTAIDICIMYILLQAAVVSILTTGTTAYLPEVSALEYGNISSTPAPVYCDRQYSCLDCSTSRVCAPTDDGTRLYEVDRVTCPTTAPVCDYATGTCTDSSYATCHIPPTEANNICMRDGIFPDPKNCSRYFTCKGDQATTYSCPLSQPYYSFLFGYCYSYSGYCLNGTNRCQGKSGAKVSAGWNSNGYYNYFLYCENNATVAVDRCIGANYFYDYYQRCVPSCPFVGLYPSQDSCTEYYKCTSNNPQCYSCDSYTMTNMTCPPGQGFSETEFQCIDRSLVPNCNVPNSDFFNKR; encoded by the exons ATGGAAACATCAGTTCCACACCAGCTCCTGTCTACTGCGATAGACATATgcattatgtatatattgttgCAGGCAGCTGTTGTGTCAATACTGACAACAGGGACTACAGCGTATCTACCAGAGGTGTCCGCTCTAGAGTATGGAAACATCAGTTCCACACCAGCTCCTGTCTACTGCGATAGAC AATATTCATGTCTAGACTGTTCCACGTCCAGGGTGTGCGCCCCCACTGACGATGGCACCAGACTGTACGAAGTAGACCGGGTCACTTGCCCGACGACCGCCCCCGTCTGTGATTACGCTACCGGAACCTGCACTGACAGTTCGTATGCTACATGCCACATTCCTCCTACAGAAGCGAACAATATCTGCATGAGAGACGGAATATTCCCAGACCCTAAAAACTGTTCCagatattttacatgtaaaggaGATCAAGCTACGACGTATTCTTGTCCTCTAAGCCAACCTTACTATAGTTTTCTATTTGGATATTGCTACAGTTATAGTGGTTATTGTCTAAATGGTACTAACCGTTGTCAAGGGAAAAGTGGGGCGAAAGTTTCTGCCGGCTGGAATTCTAACGGCTACtacaattactttttatactgcgAAAACAACGCAACCGTTGCAGTTGACCGGTGTATAGGGGCAAACTATTTTTATGATTACTACCAAAGATGTGTCCCCTCTTGCCCATTTGTAGGTCTATACCCCAGCCAGGACAGCTGCACCGAATATTACAAGTGTACCTCTAACAACCCGCAATGCTACTCCTGCGATAGCTACACTATGACCAACATGACTTGTCCCCCAGGGCAAGGTTTCTCAGAGACAGAGTTTCAATGTATCGATCGCTCTCTGGTCCCCAACTGCAACGTCCCTAATTCTGACTTTTTCAATAAGCGTTAA
- the LOC124359999 gene encoding uncharacterized protein LOC124359999 isoform X2 gives MGRVHILVLAAVVSILTTGTTAYLPEVSALEYGNISSTPAPVYCDRQYSCLDCSTSRVCAPTDDGTRLYEVDRVTCPTTAPVCDYATGTCTDSSYATCHIPPTEANNICMRDGIFPDPKNCSRYFTCKGDQATTYSCPLSQPYYSFLFGYCYSYSGYCLNGTNRCQGKSGAKVSAGWNSNGYYNYFLYCENNATVAVDRCIGANYFYDYYQRCVPSCPFVGLYPSQDSCTEYYKCTSNNPQCYSCDSYTMTNMTCPPGQGFSETEFQCIDRSLVPNCNVPNSDFFNKR, from the exons ATGGGACGAGTCCATATTTTGGTTCTG GCAGCTGTTGTATCAATACTGACAACAGGGACTACAGCGTATCTACCAGAGGTGTCCGCTCTAGAGTATGGAAACATCAGTTCCACACCAGCTCCTGTCTACTGCGATAGAC AATATTCATGTCTAGACTGTTCCACGTCCAGGGTGTGCGCCCCCACTGACGATGGCACCAGACTGTACGAAGTAGACCGGGTCACTTGCCCGACGACCGCCCCCGTCTGTGATTACGCTACCGGAACCTGCACTGACAGTTCGTATGCTACATGCCACATTCCTCCTACAGAAGCGAACAATATCTGCATGAGAGACGGAATATTCCCAGACCCTAAAAACTGTTCCagatattttacatgtaaaggaGATCAAGCTACGACGTATTCTTGTCCTCTAAGCCAACCTTACTATAGTTTTCTATTTGGATATTGCTACAGTTATAGTGGTTATTGTCTAAATGGTACTAACCGTTGTCAAGGGAAAAGTGGGGCGAAAGTTTCTGCCGGCTGGAATTCTAACGGCTACtacaattactttttatactgcgAAAACAACGCAACCGTTGCAGTTGACCGGTGTATAGGGGCAAACTATTTTTATGATTACTACCAAAGATGTGTCCCCTCTTGCCCATTTGTAGGTCTATACCCCAGCCAGGACAGCTGCACCGAATATTACAAGTGTACCTCTAACAACCCGCAATGCTACTCCTGCGATAGCTACACTATGACCAACATGACTTGTCCCCCAGGGCAAGGTTTCTCAGAGACAGAGTTTCAATGTATCGATCGCTCTCTGGTCCCCAACTGCAACGTCCCTAATTCTGACTTTTTCAATAAGCGTTAA